TCGATCCCTTCATACAGAATCGGTGGGGATTGTTTCAAACAGGGAGACAGATAGCGGGCGTTGCCGCACCCCAGATCCAGCAAACGGTAACGTCCGACATCATCGCGCAATTTCAGGAGTTGACCCACCCCCGTATAGATCTCCTGATGAAACATGTAATTGTATTCCGTGATCAGATCATACAGCGACCAGGAGTGTGTGAAGATGTTGGTTGATTCAGCAGATGTCATAGGCGATCAAAACAGGATTTAAATACAACGAGCTAAATTCCAGCAGCATTTTACATGAGATGGCGAGTTAAGGAAAAGCTGATCAGGTCTGAGCTAGTACACTTGATCATCTCGGTCTGCCTGCCCGGGAACCGCCTGGAGCACCTGCACGAATCCACGATCTTTTAAAGCCAACCTGATCCCGTGCTCGCTCCTTTCAATTTTCTTCATCACTGGGCTGACCTTTACCCTTGGGCGTCTTTCGTCTGAAGCACCAGAACGCGGCAAAATTTTTGACTTTTTTGTGCTAATAACTTAACCGAGTCGGAATAGAGGCATTTGCCGATCGATTATCACCGTGTTTGACAACCGAGCCAGCTTTCAGTGCATTCAAAACGCATAAAAAAGTGGTTTATTTTTCCTATGCCTCACAATACTATGGAAAATGCGTTATAAAGTAGCTCTTAACGGTGCCATGAAATTGACCTCAATACGCTATGCTTCTTTCGGCAATTTATAACAGTGTTAGAGAGGACAATATGTTCAAGAAGCCTATTTCAATAATAATTTGTATGCTGTTCATCGGTAGCGTTTCGCAGCCATATGCGCAAACTAATTATCAAAGAGCACCGATGCTTTACCAGAAAATTATTACTGGTCAAAAAAAATTTGAAGATCTAAGTCAACATGAGAAAATGCTGGTTATCCTCGTTGACCAATCAATTTCGGCTTCTGATGAAAACATTGGCGACTATGGCTTTTCTCTGAGAGATATAGAGAAGAAGTGCGAAGTCTATAAATATTCTGATTCATACGGAGATGTGGAATGCCAAGGTTCATCTCTTCGAATCATAGAAAATAAATGTGAGGCATATTTTCCTGATCCACAGAACGGTGGGCTTGAGTGCCAAGGTAGTGATTTCAAGGTTGTAGAAAGAAAATGCTCGGTAAATATGTACAGTGAAAGTTATGGCGAAATCGACTGCTAACCCCTTTAATAAGAATGTCAATTCGACCTCGTTACGCTGGGCTGCGGCCGCAAAATGTTGATACAAAAAAACGCTTCGATCAAATGATAAGTGGTAGACCCGACGCTGCACGTGATCGGAGTGCGTGCGGTCTTTCGCGGAGACAGCTTGAACAGAAGGGTCAGGTCTTGTAGAAGTGCGCTAATTTCCTTCTGCTTTTTTGATAATCCGACTAACTGTCGTGTAATGCAACCCAAATTCATCTGCAATCTGTTTCATGGTGTAATCACCCGTTTGATATGCAGTTACAATCCTTTCATTTCTGTGGCTAAAAGATCTCGAATAATGAGAAAGTGGTTTGGGCATTGGCCTTCGCTGCGCTCGTGGGATTTTACTGATATCTTAGCCTGATCCCATTTGATCAAAGATTGATTGCAGAAAGCTTGTCTTATCTTCATTGCTATCATGTAGATAAGATTCCAACCATTTAAAATCTTCTTTACTTCCTTGCATAGAACAAGCTTTCTCATCATTTAATATATTCAATAGTGGCTGCCATACACCATTCATTACATTTGTTAACTGAAGGTGGCTATTGCAATCTTCAGACGTTTTCGGTATTTGTAGGCGTAAAACGTGTCCGTGAAGTTTCGAAGATGCATGGACTTCAGGTGTCCTAAAACTTCTATCAAATTCAAAAGCTCTTAAAATATGCACAGCAAAGTAAGAAAATCGGTTGTCTGGGTTATTAAGCCACTTTTTGACTTTTTTGAAGGTAGAATCCTTTGTTTTAATTCTTTCGCCTTCCCCAAGAAAGTATAAAAGTTCCATGAAGTATTCCATAGAAATTCTACTGCTGATAATTTGAAACTGATCTAGAGCTGCAGAATTAACCTGTGTTTTAACCGACTTCCAATTATCATCTGTAAATCCAGGTACATAAACAAAGTGATTGCTAGCAGCTGAGGCGACATTTGAGAATTCCATTTGAAGCATCGTGCTGAACGATAGATGGCATATTTTTCTTTGCTTTTCCTCGTCCATTTTTTGAACATGATTAGAGTTTAAAATTTTTAAAACGGATGGTTCTCCTGGGAAGTCTTTTTTGGATTTCAAGCGCTCTGGACCATACCTTTCGAGCTCATTTTGTTCGAGGATAGCATCCATCCTCTCAGCTAATTCTTTAACAGTAAGATCTCGAATTTCTTCTTTGGTAATTTGGGTAATCATCATTTAGATATAACGCATAGCACATGGGCGGCTGAAATGTAGCGAAGCGAAGAGTAAGCCATCCCAGCACGGCAATAGAGAGGGTCGGGTCTTGTAGAAGGATGCTAATTTCCTTCTGCTTTTTTGATAATCCGACTAACTGTCGCGTAATGCAATCCAAATTCGTCTGCAATCTGTTTCATGGTGTAATCACCTGTTTGATATGCAGTTATAATCCCTTTATTTCTGTGACTAAAAGATGAATAATGCGAAAGTGGCTTGGGCATTGGTCTTCGCTGCGCTCGTGGGATTTCATTGATATTTTGATCTAATCTCATATGCAGCTGCATTTTATCGACAAAAGTCTTGCTGCCAAGAAAGATCTGCCCACGTAAAGAGTCCCAGACGCTCGGCAATCCTACGCCCGCCTGAACAAAATTCACATAGTCAGTTATAGCCTGTTTCCGCTTTTTACTAAACTGACTCAGCACCCAGTTCGTTTGCAGCCATTCAGGGCAATTGTTGTTTCCAGTCATGGCAGAAAGACTACTCCAAGGCCATTGATCAACGCGTTTTACTATACCTGTTCGAACAGGATTTAACACAACATAACGCGAAAGTTCAAGGAGGTGACGATTCTTTTCTACCAAAATTGCTTTATAGCGCCCCTGATAAACATGCCCAGTACGATTGTGGGTGCGATTAAAATATTGCGTATAGACACCGTTCAGCTGCCGCATGCCCTTAGATAAATTTCCCTTAACCGTTTCCACCACGATATGATAATGATTATCCATCAAGCAATAGGCATGACAAATCCAATTAAATCGCTCGCAAACTTGTTCTAACAGCTTCAGCCAGAAAACACGATCAGAATCATCAAGATAAATTTCGTCTCGATGATCGCCTCGGGACGTTATATGGTACAAACCTCCAGGCAATTCTATTCTGAGTGGTCTTGCCATTTTCGGATCCTCAATTTAATTAAATCATAGGATAGCCGATTGTATGTATCATAACAAGACTTGACCCTTATTTTTTGCTTAATTAGATCATCAAGCATTATGAAAATATTGACTCACCATGGTGTGCTTGTTGAGGAGGGGAGGATGACTTACTTGGCCGAAATGGAAACGGTCCTGCGCTAAGTAAGCCGGAATACAGCCTTTTCCGATCGATTAACACGGTCTTTGATAACCGAGCCAGCTTTCGGTAGATTCAGGGCTCATGGAAAAAGGGGGGGGGTGTTTTGCCTATATCCAATACCCCCGCGGAGCAGGATAGAAGAAAGCACTATCGAATCTGGCGCTGAGGTGGCCGGGCCCGCCACAATACGGCCAGCAGGCTGCCTAACAAGGTATGCACCAATACCGAAACCGCACCGACAACGGGTGCCAGGGGTAGCATTGGAAAAGCTTGCTTGGAGAGTACAATGGCCAAACCCGAATTTTGCATACCGACTTCCACCGAAACTGTGCGAGCACTCTGGGAATGGAAACCAAATATCCGCGCAAAGTGATAACCCATCAAAAAGCCACCCCCATGTAATATCGCAACAGCAAGGATCAGTTCGGCGCCATGCCTGAGGATGATCTCGGCATGAGCTGCAAATACAATGGCACAGATCACACATACTCCCAGCACGGATAGCAGTGGCGCGACTGACATCACGCGCTGGACGAGTCGGGGCATCGAGTGGTTAAGCAAAACGCCTAGAACGACGGGCACAATTACGACTTGCAGGGTTTGTTTAAACAGCATCCAGGTATCCACTGGGACTAATGTGCCAGCAAATAGCTGTGTCAGTAAGGGGGTAAGGATGACAGCTGCCAATGTGGAGCTAACGGTCATCACCACTGAGAGCGCCACATCTGCTTTCGCGATATAAGCCACCAGATTCGAGGCAGTACCGCCAGGACAACAACCCACCAGAATCAGGCCGACCGCAAAATACGTTGGCAAATTAAGCGCCGTCGCAATTCCCCAGGCCAGCAAGGGCATGATGGTATATTGCGCCGCAAAACCAATTGCCACTACTTTGGGCGTACGGGTGATTCTGCGAAAATCATCAAAGGTCAAGGTCAGCCCCATACATAGCATGATAAAGGCTAAAATTAACACCACAATCGACCCCTGATTGAGAGGGAGCAACCACTCCGGCCAGGATAGTGCTATGGCTCCCGTAAGCGTCATCCAGAGCGGGAACAGTAGTGTCAGTTTTTGCAGCATAAAGAAGGCTGTCTCAGATCAGATTTGTGGCAGGGAGGAGCGCGCAAACAGAAGGGTATAGTGCTGTCCGTAACGACTGACTATACGGCTGGCTTTCAAACCGCCTGCTGCCGCCATTTCCTTTAGCGTTGAAAAATACTCGGGATAATCGTGATCATGCACATGCGTGCAGGCTTCTTCCAATTGATCCGGCGGTATCTTGTTCCAGTTGTCGCGCATGTAGTTCAGATAATCCATCAGATAATTCTCTCGACTCTGGTTTTCCTCACGCACAACATCCACTAGGATCAACCAGCCTTTTTCTGCAAGGCAGCGTCCGGCAGCCTGAAAGAAGCGTGCTTTATCAGCGGACATCAAGTGATGAACCGCAAATCCGGTGAAGATCACATCCCATGTCTTATCGGTTGCTTCGACAGCCTCCAGCAGATCACCCCGCGTCAGCGTAACCACCGGATCGGGCAAGCCAGCCAAATAGCCACGCGCCTCAGCCAGCGCCGCCTCGGATAAATCGACCCCTTCATACAGAATCGGTGGGGATTGTTTCAAACAGGGAGACAGATAGCGCGCGTTGCCGCACCCCAGATCCAGCAAACGGTAACGCCCGAGATCATCGCGCAATTTCAGGAGTTGACCCACCCCCGTATAGATCTCCTGATGAAACATGTAATTGTATTCCGTGATCAGATCATACAGCGACCAGGAGTGTGTGAAGATGCTGGTTGATTCAGCAGATGTCATAGGCGACCAAAACAGGATTTAAATACAACGAACTAAATTCTGGCAGCATTTTACATGAGATGGCGAGTTAAGGAAAAGCTGATCAGGTCTGAGCTAGTACACCTGATCATCTCGGTCTGCCTGCCCGGGAACCGTCTGGAGCACCTGCACAAATCCACGATCTTTCGCGCCAACCTGATCCCGTACTCGCTCCTTTCAATTTCCTTCATCATTGGGCTGACCTTTAGTCTTGGGCGTCTTTCGTCTGAAGCACCAGAACGCGGCAAAATTTTTGACTTTTTTGTGCTAACTGAATTGGAATAGAGTCATTTACCGATGGATTATCACCGTGTTTGACAGCCGAGCCAGCTTTCAGTAGATTCAGTCTGCATGGAAAAAGTGGTTTATTTTTTCTATACTCAGCATAGACATTAACGCAAGATTTCTACTTAAGGGGACTGTCTCGTAATGTAGAATTTATCCGTTTCTTACTATACAACTTATTGATTATTAACAACCGAAATTTTGGGAAATGCTATTACGAGACAGTCCCTTAAGATAGGGGAAAAATTGTCTAATCAAGTGAGGCCTATCTCACAACTACTTTATTGCTATTAATGGCAGAAGTATGGAAGATATACGGAAACTATATAGCCAATTGTTAGATTTCCAGAGTAAGGGGAAGACCGCTGCATAACTGGTTATCTCGGGCTGGATAAGATTTTTAAGTGTTTGATTTATCAATGCTGCAAGTAATCAAAAAAGCTCAAAAACACAGTTATGCAGCGGTCTTAGGGGTACTAAATTGGGTGGATTACCAGTTCCCAAGCCTTCAATATTAGACAATTTTAGAGTTGTCGGAATTGAGGGTGGGCGTAAAGTATATAAGGATGACTCGGAAAATATCTTCTATACATGGGATTCACTCCATGGCGAGTTAGAAGCCTTTAATAAAAATGGACGTCATCTGGGTGTTGTTTGCCCCCACACAGGGTTCTTAATAAAGCGGTCCGTCAAAGGTCGTAGGATTAATAAGCAAAACTAGGAGAATAAAATGCGCTTTGTGGACTTGTGTCTTAGCGGTGAAGTTCTAGAAGATGAAATTGATGATTTCGTTGATAATTGGCATGAAGATGAAGAGACAACTTTGGAGTTGCATGAGTATTTGGGTATGAGCTGGGAGGAATACTCAGTTTGGGCTACTCAGCCGTCTATTCTTCCATTTATTTTATCTGCAAGAAAGAACAACACTAGATTTGATGTAGAACTTAATCAAAAGAGGTTAGCTCTAGCGGCCAGGGCAGAAACAGTTGAAGAGGCCCGCCGAATAGAGAAATGGTTAAAGCTAATTGGTAGGGCATAGTGACTCCTGTTGAAAAAATGGCAAAAAGATTGCTGGATAGGCACAATTTAAAGCCTCCATATGACTTGGAGACTCTTGTTGAAATTTATGCCAGTGTTGAGTACTTTCATTTTCCATTTGAAGCAGACGGAATAACTATTGGTATCGGTGGCGAAAGTAAGCCTCAAGTTCTTATTAATACCTCGCCACCTGAAACTAGAAGAAAGTTTACATTAGCTCACGAGCTAGGTCATATCATAATCCCATGGCATACAGGAACTATTGTCTCGCATTCTTTTAATGCTGACGCTAATGTTGAATATAAAGAAATGGAAATAGAGGCGAATTTATTTGCAGCAGAGCTATTAATTCCCAGCGGTTGGTTGCAAGAACTTCAACAATCTTTCTCCTCTGTAGAATTGTTTATTAAAGCTGTTTTAGTTGATACTGGCGCTTCAAGAGATGCAGTGTTAATCCAGGCTTTCAAGACGATAAATATTCCTATTGTATGCGCGCAGGTTGATTCTAATGGATACCTAATAAGAGATTATTGTACGAAAATTGCTCCATCTCCGGTACTGCTAAATGGCAGGAATCTGCTTGAAGATAAGATATTTTCTATGGCTTACTTGGAGGAGGATTTCATTTTAGGCGATCGATACTATAAGTCATGGACTTTTGATGATAAAGGTATTGAAGAAGTTGATCGTAGAGAATGGCGGGATATTTTAAATCAGATCTTAGATGAAACAGAAAGCAGGCATCTTTTACAGAGCATAAACGCAGTTCTTGCGTCGAAATACAATTCAAATAAAGATCATTTGTCTGAAAAAGAGTTATGCTCGCTAGCAATGCGGGCCTACGATGGGAAAGGAAAATTCGATAAAATTGTGGTACATCCATTATTTCCGCAGTATATAGTAAAAAGAATAAAAGAATTAATTGCAAAATATAAAAGAAAGGGGGCTGGCCTTACAGAGTCACGCTAATTCCCTTCTGTTTTTTTGATAACCCGATTAACTGTCACGTAATGCAATCCAAATTTGTCTGCAATCTGTTTCATGGTGTAATCACCCGTTTGATATGCAGTTACAATCCCTTCATTTTAGCCACTAAAAGATGAATAATGAGAAAGTGGCTTGGATATTGATCTTCACTGCGCTCGCAGGATTTCACTGATATTTTGGTCTGATTTCATATGCCGCTGCATTTTATAGACAAAAATCTCACTGCCAAGAAAGATCTGCTTACGTAAAGAATCCCAGACACTCGGCAATCCCACACCCGCCTGAACAAAATTCACATAGTCAGTTATGGCCTGTTTCCGCTTTTTACCAAACTGACTCAGCACCCAGTTCGTTTGCTGCCATTTGGGGTAATTGTTGTTTCCAATCGTGGTAGAAAAACTACGCCAAGGCCATTGATCAGTGCGTTTTGCCATATCCGCTCGAATAGGATTTAACACAACGGATTTTTGCAAAATCCCTCGCCAGAAGTTTTAGACTGCTGATTATAAATAGTTAATTTTTAAACTATTGGAATTTTGTAAAGGTCTCATGGATTTTGTCCATAACCACCCTTTTGGTTAATTTGGACTTTGTTGATTTATGAATCAATTTCAACAGTTAATTGCAACATAGCCATTTTTATTATCAAGTAAATAAGGTTTCATCCGTTATGTTCTATTGAGAAACGGTTTTCTTAATCTGTAGGTAGTGATACTGGATACGGAAGTTCCTTCATTAATAAATGAGCAGACGTATATTTTACGCGTACATAATTTAAGTATTCTGGAGCAGATAATAATGGCTAGGTCAATAGGGATATACAATAACAAAGGAGGGGTAGGTAAAACAACATTATCTCTTTTTTTGTCTGACTTTCTTTCGTCAATTACGATAAACAAAAAGAAATCCAAGGTATTAGTTATGGATTTTGATCCTCAGGCTTCATGCGCAAATGCTATCTTAGGAATAGAAAAAGTATCAGAAATAACAAACGATTCATTAACATTACCATTTATTCTGAACTCAAGGCTTGATCAAAAAAAAGGAATAGATTTGTCAAGGTTTATTTTTACAAGAGAGCGAGATAATGATGCCAAAACAAAAAAGACTCGATTGGGAAATCTAGATGTTATGGTGTCGGAACCAAAATTAGCACTTAATTTTGATGAAAAAGCCTCCCTAAATGATTCTCTGAAACTGGCTCGCTGGATTGCTTCTGAATTGGCTACAGAATATGATTTTATATTTGTCGATTTGCCTGGAAGCATATCAAAAATTAATAGGTTTTCTTTAGTTGGCGCATTTATGGTGGACTATTTTGTTGTTCCCACTGAACTGAACAGGTTAAATATTAACGCCCTATCCGGTACCTTAAAAATGCTTGATAATATTAGAGAATGGAGGGGGTATGGTAACGACTATAATCTATTAGGATTTGTTCTTAACAAAGCAGATAAAAGAACTGTGCAATATAAACTTCATAAAGATGAATTGATTCATTTTGCAAAAATTAAAAACTGCAAAATTTATAAAAATACTCTTCCACCAACCCCGAGATTATCGGATGCCGCTGACGATTCTATTGGATTTATAACATTATCAGAAAGATATGACAACTATTACGACAATGTTAGAAATCTTGTAATAGAGATAACAAGAGATCTGGGATATATCAGAAATTAAAAAATAAAAAACTTACGTGAAACCGACTCAGCATCCCGTTTGTTTGCAGCCATTTGGAGCAATTGCTGTTTCCAGTCGTGGTAAAAAAACTACTCCAAGGCCATTGATCAGTACGTTTTATCATATCTGCTCGAATAGGATTTAGCAGCACACTTTGTTTTTATAGAAAAATGGATTTTGATTTTTAGAATGAAGTGTGTAAAATAATTTTATAGTTTTGTGATATTTAATTGATGAATTGATAGCATTGGTTGAATGTTTTAGTTAATCCCAGAGTCAAAAATAATCGCAAAGCAAGGGAAACTAGGGTTCCGGCCTTTTTAATTAAAGGTGTCTGGTCCGAGAGTTTCCGGTCTCGTCATAACGAGGCTCCACGGAGGGATAAAAACCCGGGAGATCAAAATGTGAATTTATACATTTATTCTCGGTGTTTATCCGCTGAACAAAGGAGACTTCGTTATGTCCACAACACCTCAACAAAGTAATTCCGCCCTTAATAGTGATGCAATAGAGCCAGACAAACTGCACCGCAGTATGGGAGTCTGGAACAGTTTTACCCTTGGTTTTGCCGTTGTTTCTCCAGTCGTAGGGCTTTACGCCATTATTGGTGTACAAACAACGGTAACGGGTGGTGGCTGGTTTGCGGCATTGGTCATTTGCCTGGTCATGCAATTGCTGGTAGCCACCGTCTATGCGGAATTGTCGTCTCAATTTCCAATTGCCGGCGGTGCTTACAAATGGTCACGTCAGCTCGGTGGAGTCGTTGCGGGTCAGTATGCGGGTGTCATTTACGTCAGCTCCACGATCGCTATGCTAACCACCACGGCTTATACTGGCGGCATCTGGCTGGCAACCTTTTGGGGGTCGAGCGATGGAGGCGGTCCCATGATGGTGTTTTGGGGTGCCGTATTTTTATTACTCTGCATGTTGCTCAACCTTGCCCCTGTCAATATTTTTAAGTCAATAGTTGCGCTGGGTGTTTACGCGGAGATTGTTGGATCGTTCGGTATTGCTTTGCTGTTATTTTTCTTTTTCCGTCAGTATGGTTTTTCCGAATTATTTCAGCATCTGGGTACCGGAACCGCGCCCACCGAGACGGCTGCTTTTATGACCGCACTCGCTATTGCGGGCTGGGCATTCATCGGTTTTGATGCTTGCTCGACAACTGCAGAAGAAACCCATCAGCCCAAACGAATGGTGCCGCGTGCAATTTTCTTTTCCTTGATGGGTGTAGGAACCATTGTGTTGTTCAATTCCGCGGCTCTGATATTAACCTTCGATCATGACACGCTGATCAACACCAGTAAAACAGCCGATCCAGTTACACCTTTGATAACCAGTAGTTTGGGTGCCTGGATAGAGAAACCCTTTTCCGGGGTTGTTATGGTTGCTTTTTTAGCCTGCGGGGCATCAGTCGTTAAATATACTTCCCGGATTGTCTATTCTATGGCGCGTGAAGGCAATATGCCTGCTGTATTGAGTAACGTTACCGCCGACAAAACACCCCGTAATGCAATTCTTTTCACCGTAATGTTGGCAGCACTTGGCTTATTGTTGGGGCTAAATGATGGTGCGGTAGCGACAATCATTGCCTTTGGTACGGGTGGTCTATATGCCATGTTCGCCATGACGACTGGCGTAGGTTTATTTGCCCGGCTTGCGGGTCGCTGGAATCCGGCGCTTGGCGAACTTAAGCTGGGTGTCTGGGGGGTAATCATCAATTTCGTAGCCTTTCTCTGGTCATTATTTGAGTTAATCAATATTGCCTGGCCGCGTTCTTATGCGGTTGCAACTGATGCGCCCTGGTGGCAATTGTGGGCGATACCCCTGGTATTAGGCAGCATTCTGAGTATGACCACTGTGTTTATTCTGGTGAATAAATTTCGAGACAATTCAAAAATTCCGGTTTAAAAGGAGGTAGTGATGAATCAACAGAAACCGATTCTTTGGCAAGAAAACATTCCAGGTGGATGTCACTGGTCTGGTATTGTGCGCCGTGGCATGACGTTGCGTTTGACGGATATCAATGGCGGTGCGAATGCCGCTGTGTTCTTTTACAATCGGGAAGAAAAGCTGGAACGCTACAATATGGCGGACACACTCAAATCACAACATACCTTCTATTTGACGAAGGGCCATGCTTGCCACTCCGATATGGGGCGCATATTTTGTTGTATTACGGCAGATACCGCAGGTTGGAACGATACCGTATGTGGCCTGAGCGATGCAGCACTCATTCGTGAAAAATATGGTGTTGCACGGTATCAGGAACATCGCAATCAGATGCATCGCAGCGGTTTGGATGGCCTGTTGTTAGAGCTGGGTAAATGGGGGATGGGCAGGCGCGATATCGTGCCCGGTATCAATTTTTTCAGCAAGGTTACCGCTGATGCGAATGGTAAATTAACCTTTCATGCGAATAACACTCAAGCCGGTGACTATGTCGATTTAAGTTTTCAAATGGATACGTTAATGGTGCTGTCAGCAGCGCCTCATCCGCTGGATACGGCTGAATCCTATCAGCCGGGCGATGTTAATCTGGCGTTATTTGCTACCCCACCCGACGCAATCACGGAATGTACCCGTATTGCTGAAAACATGCGTGGTTTTAAAAATACGCAACGGTTTTATATGTCTCAGGGAGGTGAAGCATGAATAGCCCGCATTTAGTTGAAAGCAGGCTTGATCCTAAGCTTGCAATGATGGATGAGATTTGTGCAGCTGGTGAATCATGGGTGAAACGGGTGAATAAAGGGCAAACTTTTCGCATTGTTGATCTGGAAGGTAATCAGGCGGTCGATACCTTGTTTTTTAATGCCGATGATGCATTGGAACGTTATAGTGCAACCGATACGGTATGTCGGCAGAACGCTCTCTATCTGACCACAGGCAGCAAACTTTATTCGAACTTTGGCAATGTGATGCTGACTATTATCGCCGATAGCTGCGGGCGTCACGATACATTAGGCGGTGCCTGTGCTGCAGAAAGCAACACGGTACGTTATGCGCTGGAGAAATACCCCATGCACAGTTGTCGCGACAATTTTTTGCATGCGCTGGCACATGATCCACACTGTGAGCAATTGGGTATGAGCAAACGGGATTTGCCCAGTAATATTAATTTTTTCATGAATGTACCGGTTACTGAAAATGGTGAACTTGAGTTTGTTGATGGTATTTCGGCGCCAGGAAAATATGTTGAGATGCAAGCTGAAATGGATGTGCTGGTGTTGATTTCAAACTGTCCGCAGCTGAACAACCCTTGTAATGCCTATAACCCTACGCCGATTCGCTTGCTGATTTGGGATTAATCGAATTGCAGGTGCTGATAGCTAATTCACTGGTATCCATAAAAAGGGGAGCTGGAGATGTTTGAGAAAGTGCTGATTGCCAATCGTGGCGCGATTGCCTGCCGTATTATGCGTACATTGCGTCGTATCGGTGTGAAAAGTGTGGCTGTTTATACCGATGCTGATGCATTGTCGCGTCATGTAGTGGAGGCGGATGAAGCTTTTTGTATCGGCAGTGGTGTGGCAGCGGATAGTTATCTGCGTGTCGATAAGATACTGGAAATCGCTCAGCAGGCGGGTGTGCAGGCGATTCATCCCGGCTATGGATTTCTGAGTGAAAATGCAGATTTTGCTGAGCAATGCGCGGCAAATAATATTTGTTTTATT
This genomic window from Nitrosomonas cryotolerans ATCC 49181 contains:
- a CDS encoding urea amidolyase associated protein UAAP2, whose amino-acid sequence is MNSPHLVESRLDPKLAMMDEICAAGESWVKRVNKGQTFRIVDLEGNQAVDTLFFNADDALERYSATDTVCRQNALYLTTGSKLYSNFGNVMLTIIADSCGRHDTLGGACAAESNTVRYALEKYPMHSCRDNFLHALAHDPHCEQLGMSKRDLPSNINFFMNVPVTENGELEFVDGISAPGKYVEMQAEMDVLVLISNCPQLNNPCNAYNPTPIRLLIWD